A genomic segment from Eremothecium gossypii ATCC 10895 chromosome III, complete sequence encodes:
- the NPR2 gene encoding nitrogen permease regulating protein NPR2 (Syntenic homolog of Saccharomyces cerevisiae YEL062W (NPR2)): MPPALEKMPNKFDGFVPIHCIFYALFHPTEGTKVRFQFPSDSLEKSGIRFDTIKNYVIPKSQLCNKLVTFKFGSYRLVCYPVNIKAPYYARNSFSFNLVFVFPYDSATSPYEPAIARLAKMLRVLEEQSQMLSKVERDPVYYQLKTGETKAAEQKTEESDSKAKTHNLDKKSRAQHNATTKYHEIMKHINSDEKNLYIEDLITKLYEDLNNYSECLIPMDSGNAIDIKLFPLLTPPNSCLSFEDVPIAKVNLMNLVDVNWDPTMLKIVPFINGINSIAKISKCSDSAVELVMECIKHLVYYDCVALVDMFQFSNIYAPTNLLRDFLFDFILPRECQVYVVSSEDCEIHRLPFESRPNGGHSRNQTASTNTVYTLRRTTSTNRADSFSSNAEFSQKSSGISSLAQSFTQSNKDYYYNRSRNLESNCKRTLPTRRVLFDLYRSLTQGQTLKEWYKANYSAIRENQIDVRRLIIFGVFHRLIYRCYSYPVAKSIGTLELLKRFDYVSTTDNFIPTGTSAGNNVFSTSDIRVDFDGSSRSRNIPPFLNSSDVAEEVLRETYQKLSIKDILNDSIDPIAKGYQAPSDNEAAMKGTSRKQSMSTLNTTRITFDIRNRHVSKDNEHREQQNEDIPLLLKKKRLQEFLLLQSVKSVDSFDKIAVRLEMNKHEVERLLKGTGEYNIVNS, from the coding sequence ATGCCACCAGCACTAGAAAAGATGCCCAATAAGTTTGATGGCTTTGTGCCTATCCATTGCATATTCTATGCGCTGTTTCATCCTACGGAAGGGACTAAGGTAAGGTTCCAGTTCCCATCAGATAGTTTAGAAAAGAGCGGAATCCGTTTCGACACAATTAAGAATTATGTTATCCCAAAGTCACAACTATGCAATAAACTCGTCACTTTTAAGTTTGGTTCCTATAGACTGGTTTGCTATCCAGTCAACATCAAAGCTCCGTACTATGCCAGAAACTCATTCAGCTTTAATTTAGTATTTGTTTTCCCCTATGATTCAGCTACCTCCCCTTATGAGCCAGCAATTGCCAGATTAGCCAAGATGCTTAGGGTTTTAGAGGAACAATCTCAGATGCTGTCAAAAGTGGAGCGAGATCCTGTATACTATCAGTTGAAAACCGGCGAGACGAAGGCAGCGGAGCAGAAGACAGAAGAGTCTGATTCCAAAGCTAAGACACACAACCTCGACAAAAAGAGTAGAGCACAGCATAATGCTACTACAAAGTATCATGAAATTATGAAGCACATTAACAGTGATGAGAAGAATCTTTATATCGAAGATTTAATAACGAAATTATATGAGGACCTAAACAACTACTCCGAATGTTTGATCCCAATGGATTCAGGGAATGCTATTGATATTAAACTTTTCCCTTTGCTTACACCGCCAAATTCTTGCCTCTCTTTTGAAGATGTACCTATTGCTAAAGTCAATCTGATGAATCTCGTAGATGTAAACTGGGACCCTACCATGTTAAAGATAGTTCCTTTTATCAACGGGATCAACAGCATTGCGAAAATTTCGAAATGCAGCGATAGCGCTGTCGAATTAGTGATGGAATGTATTAAACACTTGGTATACTATGATTGTGTTGCCCTAGTTGATATGTTCCAGTTCAGCAATATTTACGCGCCTACCAATTTGCTCCGAGACTTTTTATTCGATTTTATTCTTCCTAGAGAATGCCAGGTATATGTAGTATCCAGTGAAGATTGCGAAATTCATCGACTTCCATTCGAAAGCAGACCTAACGGAGGGCATTCACGCAACCAGACAGCGTCTACCAACACGGTCTATACACTCCGAAGAACAACTTCGACCAATAGAGCCGACTCTTTCAGCTCTAATGCTGAATTTTCTCAGAAGTCCAGTGGGATATCTTCTTTAGCACAGTCATTCACGCAATCTAACAAAGACTATTATTACAACCGTTCGCGCAACTTAGAATCGAATTGCAAAAGAACTCTTCCTACAAGGCGTGTTCTCTTTGATTTGTATCGTTCGTTGACGCAGGGCCAAACCTTAAAAGAGTGGTATAAAGCAAACTATTCCGCTATCCGCGAAAACCAAATCGATGTCCGCAGACTAATAATATTTGGGGTCTTTCACAGGCTAATTTATAGATGTTATTCTTATCCGGTGGCTAAGAGCATTGGCACATTGGAATTATTGAAAAGGTTTGATTATGTTTCGACGACAGACAATTTTATACCTACTGGAACAAGCGCAGGAAATAATGTCTTCTCAACTTCCGATATTCGCGTAGATTTTGATGGTTCCTCACGTAGCAGAAATATCCCACCGTTTCTAAACAGTTCTGATGTTGCAGAGGAGGTGTTAAGAGAAACGTACCAAAAACTCTCAATCAAGGATATCCTAAACGATTCGATTGATCCTATTGCAAAAGGATATCAAGCACCTTCAGATAACGAAGCTGCAATGAAAGGTACATCTAGGAAACAAAGTATGAGTACCTTGAATACCACTAGAATAACATTCGATATTCGAAATCGCCATGTTTCGAAGGATAATGAACACCGTGAACAGCAGAATGAGGACATACCATTGTTATTGAAGAAAAAACGGTTACAGGAATTTCTCCTACTTCAATCTGTTAAAAGCGTCGACAGCTTTGACAAGATTGCAGTGAGATTAGAAATGAATAAACACGAAGTAGAACGTCTTCTAAAGGGAACAGGTGAATATAACATAGTTAACAGTTAG
- the DNL4 gene encoding DNA ligase (ATP) DNL4 (Syntenic homolog of Saccharomyces cerevisiae YOR005C (DNL4)), which yields MVIYPWLKNTTELTIALPKKPIIHANMDVLGSPRGGTPTGEHEINAQDGSPINFSPSPDFCWLCDELFIKLEEVALKKKDLGKPRKVRNLEITSNFVSLWRKTVGNDIYPALVLSLPYNDRRSYRVKDVTLVKALCKHMKLPRNSETERRLLHWKQNAPRGVKLSTFCVEELQKRRREPVVPKRMSIDEVNGMLDKLEHESNVGKWSYISLAESPAFNYCLEHMSYVELRFFFDIVLKVPIVSGLESLLLSCWHPDAESYFKVVSDLRIVAHTLYDPNERLEKNDLSVRIGYAFAPHMAQRVKIPYEKVSTKLGNDFYVEEKMDGDRIQVHYMDYGNSIAYFSRNGINYTYLYGENSSKGSISNHLKFVEGVKECILDGEMVSYDKEMQCILPFGLTKSGASHQVNFETTGHTEPTYRPLYAVFDLLYLNGQLLTNQDVVKRKEYLEKILIPSKNVVHLLSGPRCSDAEAITAALGAAVAHGSEGIVLKKARSKYSVGKRDDSWIKIKPEYLENFGENMDLVVIGRDKGRKDSFICALAVTDDSEKNNPSSYESGSDSDSDSEPIIVQPKIEKFISFCSIANGISNEEFKEIDRLTRGNWFPYDERKPPTDWVEFGTKTPREWIDPKNSVVLEVKARSIDNEESKSDLYKTGSTLYNAYCKRIRHDKNWSTASTVAEYDTAREARSYFNVSQNAKFGKDRSSPRKRRTFHLVGDIDVTKPSKADFLKGYYFYVTSGYFDLQSKKNIDASEIGEAVVSCGGTYIHNLRIRASLDKLYILGCKDTRELKMLIERGYDIIHPEWLMDCVKYGTMLQIEPKYVYSASEELMKQARNQEDKYGESYQLPVTEDTLKALANKQVEEGYASEMGTDAVSEYERLLIFKGWLFYILDDYAYHSSWSDIVKWNIESCGGEVTNDLELATIVVAVKDCFSQLSLQAVRNNIGARITGSNDVQPIPKIVTSEWVEACMEAQYLVDEDEYAAI from the coding sequence ATGGTGATTTATCCTTGGCTTAAGAACACTACAGAGTTGACGATTGCTCTTCCCAAGAAGCCCATCATTCATGCAAATATGGATGTGTTAGGTTCTCCTCGGGGCGGAACACCGACAGGCGAACATGAAATAAATGCACAAGATGGAAGCCCGATAAACTTTTCACCCTCTCCTGACTTTTGTTGGCTCTGCGATGAGCTATTCATCAAACTAGAGGAAGTCGCACTAAAAAAGAAGGACCTAGGGAAGCCGCGGAAGGTGCGTAACCTAGAAATCACTTCGAACTTTGTAAGTTTGTGGAGGAAGACTGTCGGTAATGATATATATCCAGCTTTAGTTTTAAGCCTACCATACAACGATCGTCGCTCGTATCGCGTGAAGGATGTGACCTTAGTTAAGGCCCTTTGCAAACATATGAAGCTACCAAGAAACTCTGAAACAGAACGCCGTTTGCTACATTGGAAACAGAACGCCCCAAGAGGAGTCAAACTGTCCACTTTTTGCGTTGAAGAGCTACAAAAGCGGCGACGAGAACCGGTTGTGCCGAAAAGAATGTCGATTGATGAGGTTAATGGAATGTTGGATAAGCTTGAGCATGAAAGTAACGTTGGAAAATGGAGTTATATAAGCTTGGCAGAATCTCCAGCCTTTAACTACTGCTTGGAGCACATGAGTTACGTTGAGCTGCGTTTTTTTTTTGATATAGTATTGAAGGTGCCCATAGTCAGCGGTCTTGAAAGTCTGCTTCTCAGTTGCTGGCACCCGGATGCTGAAAGCTACTTTAAAGTTGTTTCAGACCTTCGAATTGTTGCACATACGCTATATGACCCCAACGAGCGGCTTGAAAAGAATGACCTCTCAGTCCGGATAGGCTACGCCTTTGCTCCACACATGGCGCAGCGCGTAAAGATTCCTTATGAGAAAGTTTCCACAAAACTTGGCAATGACTTCTACGTGGAAGagaaaatggatggcgaTCGAATACAGGTGCATTACATGGACTATGGAAACTCAATTGCGTATTTTAGCCGAAATGGAATAAACTATACGTATTTGTATGGCGAAAACTCTTCCAAAGGATCAATTTCGAACCATTTAAAGTTTGTTGAAGGTGTAAAAGAGTGCATTCTCGATGGCGAAATGGTCAGTTATGATAAGGAAATGCAATGCATACTTCCTTTTGGTTTAACCAAATCAGGCGCAAGTCACCAAGTAAATTTTGAAACTACAGGCCACACGGAGCCGACATATCGGCCTCTGTACGCAGTGTTCGATTTGCTTTATCTCAACGGACAGTTATTAACTAACCAAGACGTAGTAAAGAGAAAAGAGTATCTTGAAAAAATTCTCATTCCATCTAAAAATGTGGTTCACCTACTAAGTGGCCCTAGATGCTCGGATGCAGAGGCGATAACTGCAGCTTTAGGTGCTGCGGTAGCCCATGGATCAGAGGGAATTGTATTGAAAAAGGCCCGTTCCAAATACAGTGTTGGAAAGCGAGATGATTCCTGGATCAAGATAAAACCGGAATACTTGGAGAATTTCGGAGAAAACATGGATCTAGTTGTTATTGGGCGTGATAAAGGGAGAAAGGATTCATTTATATGTGCACTGGCGGTTACTGATGACAGTGAAAAAAACAATCCATCTTCGTATGAGTCCGGAAGCGATAGTGATTCCGATTCTGAACCAATAATTGTTCAACCGAAGATCGAGAAATTTATCTCATTCTGTAGCATTGCGAATGGTATTTCAAATGAAGAGTTTAAGGAAATAGATAGATTGACGCGAGGGAACTGGTTTCCATATGATGAAAGAAAACCGCCTACGGATTGGGTAGAATTTGGTACAAAGACACCTAGAGAATGGATTGACCCGAAGAATTCAGTTGTGCTAGAGGTAAAAGCTAGGTCTATCGATAACGAAGAGTCAAAGTCAGATCTGTACAAAACAGGAAGCACACTTTATAATGCATACTGTAAGCGTATCCGACACGATAAAAATTGGTCCACTGCCAGTACAGTTGCAGAGTATGACACCGCAAGGGAAGCCAGGAGTTACTTTAATGTTTCCCAAAATGCGAAGTTCGGTAAAGACAGAAGTTCTCCTCGAAAAAGGAGGACGTTCCATCTGGTAGGTGATATTGACGTTACTAAGCCTTCAAAGGCGGACTTTTTGAAAGGTTACTACTTTTACGTTACGAGTGGGTATTTTGACCTACAGTCAAAAAAGAACATCGATGCGTCAGAAATTGGCGAGGCAGTAGTCAGCTGTGGGGGAACTTATATACACAACCTAAGGATCCGGGCAAGCTTAGACAAGCTTTATATCCTTGGCTGTAAAGATACAAGAGAGTTGAAAATGCTCATCGAACGAGGTTATGATATTATACACCCGGAGTGGCTCATGGACTGTGTCAAATATGGTACCATGCTACAGATAGAACCTAAATACGTCTACAGCGCCTCTGAAGAACTAATGAAACAAGCTCGTAACCAAGAGGACAAATATGGAGAAAGCTATCAGTTACCCGTAACGGAGGATACGCTTAAGGCTTTGGCCAATAAGCAGGTGGAAGAAGGATATGCATCAGAAATGGGTACAGACGCAGTGTCAGAGTATGAAAGACTACTGATCTTCAAGGGTTGGTTATTTTATATACTGGACGACTATGCGTACCATAGTTCGTGGTCAGATATCGTAAAGTGGAATATTGAGTCGTGTGGTGGTGAAGTTACCAATGATCTTGAACTGGCTACGATAGTTGTAGCTGTGAAAGATTGCTTTTCGCAACTGTCACTTCAGGCAGTCCGGAATAATATAGGAGCCAGGATAACAGGTAGTAATGATGTTCAGCCCATTCCTAAAATTGTGACAAGCGAGTGGGTTGAGGCTTGCATGGAAGCGCAATACTTAGTAGATGAGGATGAATATGCTGCCATATAG
- the TSR3 gene encoding ribosome biogenesis protein TSR3 (Syntenic homolog of Saccharomyces cerevisiae YOR006C (TSR3)), whose product MAKGKNKKTEERQKPAKGSSKHNGKSNQRRTELKHGHTKETEFPAKLAMWDFDHCDPKRCSGKKLERLGLIKSLRIGQKFQGIVVSPNGKTVVCPNDKEIVEQHGVSVVECSWARLDEIPFSKIGGRHERLLPYLVAANQVNYGRPWRLNCVEAIAACFAIVGRTDLAEELLSHFSWGPGFLELNQELLETYQQCTDHASIKAAEEAWLQKLEEEAEQRRKQTHEEDIWMMGNVNRKAPNMRSSMLDSDDNSDSEYASDVDHDLVSDTEEGEDIAIGSKRDVTYDSLGNVIENGRREFVPETKILESDEEDQQ is encoded by the coding sequence ATGGCCAAAGGTAAGAACAAGAAAACTGAAGAGCGGCAAAAGCCTGCGAAAGGCTCGAGTAAGCACAACGGAAAGTCCAACCAGCGGAGAACGGAGCTAAAGCATGGCCACACCAAGGAAACTGAATTCCCTGCAAAGCTCGCAATGTGGGACTTTGACCACTGCGATCCGAAGCGGTGCAGTGGTAAGAAGCTTGAACGACTAGGGCTGATAAAATCGCTGCGCATAGGCCAGAAATTCCAGGGTATCGTAGTATCGCCAAATGGAAAAACAGTGGTCTGCCCGAACGACAAGGAAATTGTGGAGCAGCATGGTGTTTCTGTTGTTGAGTGCTCCTGGGCACGTCTTGATGAGATTCCATTTTCCAAGATTGGCGGGCGTCATGAGCGGTTACTGCCATACTTGGTCGCGGCCAACCAAGTGAACTATGGCCGACCATGGAGGCTGAACTGTGTGGAGGCTATAGCGGCTTGTTTTGCAATTGTTGGCAGGACGGACCTGGCGGAAGAGCTCCTATCGCATTTTTCGTGGGGGCCTGGCTTCTTAGAACTAAACCAAGAGCTACTAGAAACCTACCAGCAATGCACGGACCACGCTTCCATAAAAGCTGCGGAGGAGGCATGGCTTCAGAAGCTCGAGGAGGAAGCCGAGCAGCGCAGAAAGCAGACGCATGAAGAGGATATCTGGATGATGGGCAATGTTAACCGAAAGGCACCGAATATGAGGTCCAGCATGCTAGATAGCGACGACAACTCGGACTCGGAGTATGCATCTGATGTAGATCATGATCTAGTTAGCGATACAGAGGAAGGCGAAGATATAGCTATCGGTTCCAAACGTGACGTTACCTACGACTCTCTTGGCAATGTGATAGAGAACGGCCGCCGTGAGTTCGTACCAGAAACGAAGATACTAGAGTCTGATGAGGAGGATCAACAATAA
- a CDS encoding ACR006Cp (Syntenic homolog of Saccharomyces cerevisiae YML002W and YML003W; YML002W and YML003W represent one ORF in this genome) yields MPYHLPVLLNPLVNAVFNCPAPGASPLKKLFNNAKDKKFILVVPRTEVLLQYQDATTYVPLTELCYNYEFVASHTLVQLQEARVTELEFQTINGKSVVIRPQSGIITAQPSAKKCRIQRCELLRSFNDYLLGRTAFALLYIDRPLVGEIELITPLRVFGPQEQPLQYQRITQTADAPLPLEQFLRLHPQLGNQLDEVFKDAKERMRYIALSLKELVRLFHELVEKVYCLIKLDKNFRNYLNLLEMVQGYVELNMYEDVWRKLVQLNGKNEPDRVPGYYITRSISLNQLSTSIYPEELDKFNLSPVTEIEKRVVQATECFSKLTLTNSHHEKARILISTFQKLTTKTSQATLDPMIDADTLLGLMVVVVCRAQVKNLKSHLDYLREFAQNSDDVKFGLLGYSLSTLEAVVGYFDIGGSSIKLERLITQCQRNKIFWNLIEQGIPINLKEHEEVLISRTPSCESVLSLCIQYGRQDVFYDIIANYQSHFTLEDILQDVNQSNCSLLIQALQAGNKDITEAVIDLLIANCTNTEMYAYINKCDIAGRTVGHYLPQNYEIVDRLGKFVDWKRKDLNMHTPLFTVCRAYDHPSYLELLSKCFQHCFDFYSTRGKRFSFADHEDPLGNTLLHIIKDGIQLALSTPGANVNKCNTRGMTPLMVYAKYNRIENIREILNDKRLILSKLQDPQSLKAIDYVKNPIILNLIGTAMAKNSLYGCLSVHNIKYEENAWYLWITSSLSPESYKTSSYALKDIQSLLQIYNKKHPMSFLPIDHHLETLKTLGKSGIISVINLENSMLLEALTFSLSIIQQREDYKNVFSYTESELSTWLRASMVKQKPNKRDKIEPEEIHSIQNFLKFSLTEFNYLREKFTVLKKLIIFEHYKSHDIECSQRILYSQGEIIASVVPSKRLRTSPFDNEFNDGIDPFEQAVDFMCMCLDSLTSKIVEVLDSKVSTWWTLYGEITNLQKEYQRNFPEKGKPNSASSEDSKGFFVSYMEDKRQKLESKLQSRLSVCSENLQHLDAELKHCHELLAEEISFFISSKNFAYMNFMVKAYVNRRIKQHKNMLLAIEEFIST; encoded by the coding sequence ATGCCGTACCACCTACCGGTTCTACTCAATCCATTAGTCAACGCTGTTTTTAACTGTCCTGCGCCTGGTGCGTCACCACTGAAGAAGCTTTTCAATAACGCTAAAGACAAGAAGTTCATTCTTGTCGTTCCAAGGACAGAAGTGCTATTGCAGTATCAGGATGCCACTACATATGTACCTTTGACGGAACTATGCTACAATTACGAATTTGTGGCTTCGCATACGCtggtgcagctgcaggaagCACGGGTCACCGAGCTAGAGTTCCAGACCATCAATGGCAAAAGCGTTGTAATACGACCGCAGTCCGGGATAATCACTGCACAACCCAGCGCTAAGAAGTGCCGCATACAAAGATGTGAGCTGCTTCGCAGCTTCAATGACTATCTGCTCGGAAGAACAGCATTTGCACTTCTCTATATCGATAGGCCTCTAGTTGGAGAGATAGAGCTGATAACTCCGCTACGTGTATTCGGCCCGCAGGAACAGCCGCTACAGTATCAGCGAATTACACAGACTGCCGATGCACCTTTGCCTCTTGAGCAATTCCTCCGTCTGCACCCTCAACTCGGAAACCAGCTGGATGAAGTTTTTAAGGATGCCAAGGAGCGTATGCGATATATTGCTCTGTCCCTAAAAGAACTTGTCCGTCTATTTCACGAGCTAGTCGAAAAAGTCTACTGCCTGATCAAGCTGGACAAAAACTTCCGTAACTATCTGAACCTACTGGAAATGGTTCAGGGGTACGTGGAGCTTAACATGTATGAAGATGTCTGGCGAAAGCTCGTTCAATTAAATGGGAAAAATGAGCCTGATAGAGTTCCAGGATATTATATTACGAGGTCTATCTCACTGAACCAGCTTTCCACCAGTATATATCCTGAGGAGTTGGATAAGTTTAATCTATCTCCTGTCACCGAGATAGAAAAGAGGGTCGTGCAAGCCACTGAGTGTTTCTCGAAACTAACATTAACAAATAGCCATCATGAAAAGGCGCGCATACTGATATCAACCTTTCAAAAATTGACAACGAAAACTTCTCAAGCTACTTTGGATCCAATGATTGACGCAGATACCTTACTGGGTTTGATGGTTGTTGTAGTTTGTCGCGCACAAGTTAAAAACTTGAAGAGTCATCTAGATTATCTTAGAGAATTTGCGCAGAATTCGGATGACGTAAAGTTTGGGCTCCTTGGGTATTCGCTATCGACGCTCGAAGCGGTGGTCGGATATTTCGATATTGGCGGCAGCTCAATTAAACTTGAAAGATTGATCACACAATGTCAAAGGAATAAGATCTTCTGGAACTTGATAGAGCAAGGAATTCCAATAAATTTAAAGGAGCATGAAGAAGTCCTCATATCGCGCACTCCGTCCTGTGAATCAGTTTTGTCTTTATGTATCCAGTATGGCAGACAGGATGTGTTTTACGACATAATCGCAAATTACCAATCCCACTTTACCTTAGAAGACATTCTGCAGGATGTGAATCAATCCAACTGTTCATTACTTATACAGGCACTGCAAGCGGGTAACAAAGATATCACAGAGGCAGTGATTGATCTACTTATTGCCAATTGCACCAACACTGAGATGTATGCCTATATAAACAAATGCGATATAGCCGGACGAACAGTTGGGCATTACCTGCCACAGAATTATGAAATAGTTGATCGTTTGGGGAAATTCGTAGACTGGAAAAGAAAGGATTTAAACATGCACACGCCATTATTCACTGTTTGCAGGGCATATGACCATCCAAGTTATCTTGAACTTCTCTCGAAGTGCTTCCAACACTGCTTTGATTTCTACTCTACCAGGGGGAAGAGGTTTTCTTTTGCAGACCATGAAGATCCATTAGGTAATACTCTTCTACACATTATTAAAGACGGTATCCAGCTAGCTCTATCAACCCCAGGTGCTAATGTTAATAAGTGCAACACGAGGGGAATGACACCCTTGATGGTTTATGCCAAATACAATAGAATTGAAAATATTCGTGAAATACTAAATGATAAACGATTGATTTTATCGAAGCTGCAGGATCCACAGAGTTTAAAAGCCATTGATTACGTGAAAAATCCAATTATATTGAACCTAATAGGAACTGCTATGGCTAAAAATTCTCTTTATGGATGTCTTTCCGTTCATAATATCAAATACGAAGAAAATGCATGGTATCTCTGGATAACCTCTTCATTATCACCTGAGAGCTATAAAACATCTAGTTATGCATTAAAGGATATCCAGTCTTTGCTTCAAATATATAACAAGAAGCATCCTATGAGCTTTTTACCAATAGATCATCACCTGGAAACCTTAAAGACATTGGGCAAATCTGGTATTATCTCTGTTATAAACCTGGAGAACAGCATGCTTTTGGAAGCTTTGACCTTTTCATTATCGATAATTCAACAAAGGGAAGATTACAAGAATGTATTTAGCTATACGGAATCGGAGCTCTCGACATGGCTACGCGCAAGTATGGTGAAGCAAAAACCAAACAAACGTGATAAAATTGAACCAGAGGAAATACATAGCATACAAAACTTCCTAAAGTTCAGTCTAACCGAATTTAACTACCTAAGGGAGAAATTTACTGTACTGAAGAAGTTAATAATTTTCGAACATTATAAGAGCCACGATATCGAGTGCTCACAAAGGATTTTGTATTCTCAGGGGGAAATTATAGCAAGCGTAGTCCCAAGTAAACGATTGCGCACATCCCCCTTTGACAATGAGTTCAACGACGGTATTGATCCATTTGAGCAAGCGGTAGATTTCATGTGCATGTGTCTTGATTCGCTAACTTCAAAAATAGTCGAAGTACTAGATTCCAAAGTTAGTACTTGGTGGACATTATATGGAGAAATAACTAATTTACAGAAAGAATATCAAAGGAACTTTCCGGAAAAGGGTAAACCCAACTCAGCATCTTCCGAAGATAGTAAAGGTTTCTTTGTGTCATATATGGAAGATAAACGCCAGAAGTTAGAAAGCAAGTTACAGTCAAGACTCAGTGTTTGCTCCGAAAATTTACAGCATCTTGATGCTGAATTGAAGCATTGTCATGAACTTCTAGCAGAGGAAATTAGCTTCTTTATCAGCTCTAAAAACTTTGCCTATATGAACTTTATGGTGAAAGCTTACGTGAACAGACGCATTAAACAACATAAAAATATGCTACTAGCAATAGAAGAATTCATAAGTACTTAG